The genomic DNA TTTATATACACTGTTGAAAGGCAAGAACAGCATTGACACACATAAAAATAAAATTATCTGTTCAACTTCTATCTTTTTAAAAGTCTGAAATATTTCTTTTTTGAAAAATAACAATAAGAGACAAAAAATTAACAGCGATCCCAATATTTGTATAAATAAAAACCCCCAGAATAATGTGGCTATAAAATATGATTTAAATATCAACCAATTAAAATTTTCTGAAAAAATTGACATTAGAATCAGGTAAATTCCTATAATAAAAAACATTGAAGTTATTTTTTCCAGCTTCTTAATATCCATATTCATCACCTGTTATCTTTTGCGTTGTTTTCTTTAATATCTGTGGTATTCCGCCAAGTGTTCTGCTATCAAATAATTCGGCAATTGATATTTTAATATAGTAATTATTATTTATTTTTTTATAATATGTGTATTCTTCCAGCATGCTCTTCACAAAAATATTAGGCTCAATTGTTTTATATCTTCTGCATGCATAGATTTTTCCGAGTGATTTTGTATCTGACATTTCATTTACTAAAATATCATAGCGTAAATATAAACTCCCTTTATGAATTTTCAGTGAGTATGTTTCACAGGCAGTCAGTATCAGATATCTCTCAAATACCGTATATAAAACAGTTATTAATACCAAAAATAAAATCAGATATTTTCTCATTCTTTTTTCTATCCCCGATCTGTCAGTAATTCATGCAAATATTTCTGCATAATATTTTATAAAAATCTAATTCTCTGTAAAAAAGTCTATTATACCATATTTTTATTATACTTATATAAAATAATATATCCATTTATATTTTTAAAAATTTTAAAATATCCAGACTTTATGTGATATAATTTATAAAATAAATTAATATTAAAAATACAGGTGATATATATGGGATTCAGCAAAAAAGGAAAAAGAAAAATTATTTATAATGAGGAAATCTTTTATTGGTTTGTAAAAAGAGATGAGGATTACAGCACAGATTATCTGAATATAATAAAGGAAGACCGTTCACTTGTTATTTTTTACCGTGTTAACCAGATCAGTGATGAATTCATACATTCTAAAGTTTTTATCGAAAAAAGCAGCAGGCTGAAAACCGGACTTTATTCCTTTTTCCCGCCTCTTTCCGATGAAATTATAACACCAAAAACTGTTAGCAAAATCTTAAAATGGCATGATCAATGCGATGCTTCCGCTAACCCTGTCAAATACCAGCCAGCTGGCTTTTTACTGACAGACATTGATTATAAGACAGGAAAAATCAGCCACATTGCCTGTGATTTCAGACATCTTTCCGAGGATATGCTTCAGATCGAATACCCCGGCGGCTATATACTTGATTTAGGATGGTATGGTTCTTCCAATGGTTACATAATCCACATTATAAAGAACAAGAACTGGGAGACACCTGTAAAAAAAATTTATGCCGGTTACTACTCCCTGAAAGAAATTCTTGAAAATGCAGTTAATTTTATAACATCTCTGCCTATTGAAAATAAAATTAAAAATTGACATAATACAGAAATGTAAAAAAGGGCCGAAGCCCTTTTTTTATAACAATCCCAAAACCGAACAAACAATACTGAATATTATTATAGCTATCATTATTATATTGTATCTAGGTCCTTTTGTTTTCAAGAACCAGTAAATTCCAAAAACTGCTGCTAGTTCCAGCAATCCCGGTGCTATTGAATTCAATATTTCCTGTATCATTATCGGCTGTGAGTTTGCTATTGCTATTTTAAAAGGAGTTTCTATCTTTATATAACTTGCTGAAAGTGATCCCATCATGAAAAGACCCAGCACGCTTGCACCATCTATAAGGTCTTTTACCTTCCCGTCCTGTAATAACTGCAGAATAGAGTTTTTACCTATTACATAACCTTTTATACACAGATAATAACCTATAAGTACAGTTACTCCTGTATAGAGAATTATAGGCATTATAGCGCCAAGTGCATTACCGTTTATTGCAAACGGAAGGAATAAAGCTATTATTATCGGCATAACTGCTGCCCATATTATCGAATCTCCTATTCCCGCAATAGGTCCCATCAATCCAGTTTTTATCCCTGTTATTGCTGCATCTGTACTTCCCTGTTCATTATTCGCTTTTTGTTCCTCCATGGCTATAGTTATACCATTTACTATACTTCCTGCTATTCCCTCTGTATTATAAAAGTTCAGGTGTCTTTTCAAAGCTTCTGACAGCTCTGCTTTATCCTTATATAATTTTTTTAATACCGGCGTCATTGAAGCACAGAATATCAAGCTTTGCAGTCTCTCATAAGAGTTTGATACTTCTGCTCCCAGATACCATATCCACCATGACTTTCTTATGTCCTTTTTGTCTACTTTGATTTCATAGTTTTTTTCTTCCATTTTTATCCCTCCTGTGCCTTTCTCTGAGCGTTAAGATATGTAAATAACAATGCGAAACATGCTCCGAATATGGCTGC from Sebaldella termitidis ATCC 33386 includes the following:
- a CDS encoding PTS system mannose/fructose/sorbose family transporter subunit IID, whose product is MEEKNYEIKVDKKDIRKSWWIWYLGAEVSNSYERLQSLIFCASMTPVLKKLYKDKAELSEALKRHLNFYNTEGIAGSIVNGITIAMEEQKANNEQGSTDAAITGIKTGLMGPIAGIGDSIIWAAVMPIIIALFLPFAINGNALGAIMPIILYTGVTVLIGYYLCIKGYVIGKNSILQLLQDGKVKDLIDGASVLGLFMMGSLSASYIKIETPFKIAIANSQPIMIQEILNSIAPGLLELAAVFGIYWFLKTKGPRYNIIMIAIIIFSIVCSVLGLL